In one window of Leptospira sp. WS92.C1 DNA:
- a CDS encoding PLP-dependent aminotransferase family protein produces MNFLTSTDKNLKYEAIAIALKSMIESKTLKAGDKLPSLRTISQEKKVSISTVLLAYELLENQGYIESRPKSGYIVRARKDDLKTPTMPKKTKLVSSFGIDERISSLIDSLQNPDILQLGTAIPEKEYLPIASLHKNLKRAILIADSHNYQDSQGNSELRKQLSLRSSFQGTTTYESQIIITNGCQDALNLCIKVLTKPGDLIAIESPVYFGILQNIQRLGRKVLEIPVDPIHGMSIRHLEEALNQYPIQCMVINPNFQNPTGSLLSDEDKKALVDLCVSKNIPIIEDDIYGDLYFNSTRPLSLKSFDKKENVYKISSYSKIISPDLRVGWILPGKRGPELLKELKLSRLALPSIPQIALSEYLKTSFEKNIKTLRRDLFSNLTRIRESVLKNFPESVSVTNPQGGLVFWIELPQKTDSFLLQNEAWKHNISIAPGPIFSGTGNFRNFLRLSGGIRLTSKVEEKIKTLGKLIHGLSKK; encoded by the coding sequence ATGAACTTTTTAACCAGCACAGATAAAAATTTAAAATACGAAGCGATCGCAATCGCGCTCAAATCGATGATCGAATCCAAAACCCTAAAAGCGGGGGACAAGTTGCCCTCACTGCGAACGATCTCTCAGGAAAAAAAGGTAAGCATCTCGACCGTTTTATTGGCTTATGAATTGCTGGAAAATCAAGGTTATATCGAATCCAGACCCAAATCGGGATATATAGTCCGTGCAAGAAAAGACGATCTCAAAACACCAACGATGCCAAAAAAAACCAAGCTGGTTTCCTCGTTTGGAATCGACGAAAGAATCTCCTCTCTGATTGATTCATTACAAAATCCTGATATTCTTCAATTAGGAACGGCAATTCCCGAAAAAGAATATTTACCCATTGCCTCTCTTCATAAAAATCTAAAAAGAGCGATTTTGATCGCAGACAGCCATAACTACCAGGACTCACAGGGAAATTCGGAACTGAGAAAACAGTTATCTCTTAGATCCTCATTTCAAGGAACGACAACATACGAATCCCAAATTATCATAACCAACGGTTGTCAAGACGCATTGAATTTATGCATCAAAGTTTTAACAAAACCCGGAGATCTGATCGCTATCGAGTCTCCCGTCTACTTCGGAATTCTGCAAAACATCCAACGATTAGGAAGAAAGGTATTGGAAATTCCAGTGGATCCGATCCACGGAATGAGTATTCGTCATTTGGAAGAAGCTCTGAATCAATACCCGATTCAATGTATGGTGATCAACCCGAACTTTCAAAATCCTACCGGAAGTCTTCTTTCCGACGAAGACAAAAAAGCCTTAGTCGATTTATGCGTTAGTAAAAACATTCCGATTATAGAAGATGATATCTACGGTGATTTGTATTTTAATTCCACACGCCCGCTTTCTCTAAAGTCCTTTGACAAAAAAGAAAACGTATATAAGATTTCATCGTATTCCAAAATTATTTCCCCCGATTTGAGAGTAGGCTGGATTCTCCCCGGAAAAAGAGGACCGGAACTTCTGAAGGAACTAAAACTTTCGCGGCTTGCCCTTCCTAGCATTCCACAAATCGCATTGAGTGAATATTTGAAAACTTCCTTTGAAAAAAATATAAAAACCCTGAGAAGAGATCTGTTTTCCAATCTTACAAGAATCAGAGAATCCGTTTTAAAAAATTTTCCCGAATCCGTATCCGTTACAAATCCTCAGGGAGGTCTTGTATTTTGGATCGAGCTTCCGCAAAAAACCGATAGCTTTCTTCTGCAAAACGAAGCCTGGAAACACAACATATCAATCGCTCCCGGTCCTATCTTTTCGGGAACCGGCAACTTTAGAAACTTTCTGAGATTGAGCGGAGGAATTCGTTTAACATCCAAAGTGGAGGAAAAAATCAAAACGTTAGGAAAGTTAATTCACGGCTTGTCAAAAAAGTAA
- a CDS encoding PhzF family phenazine biosynthesis protein, with amino-acid sequence MKLRILQIDAFAEKVFQGNPAAVCVSATWLPDELMQKIALENNLSETVFCVKEGDLFRIRWFTPEKEVDLCGHATLAAAYHLFNEGLASGDRVQFYSLSGELGVFKKNNILYLDFPSRKALPVEAPKQILNSFSIVPKEVWKSRDYMLVYENESDLLNLRYSMEGVRDLDSLGIIATCVGKEYDFLSRFFAPNAGLYEDPVTGSSHCTLIPFWSERLGKKNLQAYQASSRGGKLFCEDLGERVLIGGTCVSYLEGWIEV; translated from the coding sequence ATGAAACTTAGGATTCTTCAAATAGACGCTTTTGCAGAAAAAGTCTTTCAGGGAAATCCTGCGGCCGTCTGCGTATCCGCCACATGGTTGCCCGATGAATTGATGCAAAAAATCGCTTTGGAAAATAATCTGAGTGAAACGGTATTTTGCGTAAAGGAAGGGGATTTGTTTCGAATTCGTTGGTTCACACCCGAAAAGGAGGTCGATCTTTGCGGACACGCGACTCTTGCAGCCGCTTATCATCTTTTTAATGAAGGTTTGGCTTCGGGCGACCGAGTCCAGTTTTATTCTCTTTCTGGAGAATTGGGAGTATTCAAAAAAAATAATATTCTTTATTTGGACTTTCCTTCTCGGAAGGCGCTTCCGGTGGAAGCTCCGAAGCAGATCCTAAATTCTTTTTCCATTGTTCCCAAGGAGGTTTGGAAATCGAGGGATTATATGCTCGTTTATGAAAACGAAAGCGATCTTTTAAATTTGAGATATTCGATGGAGGGCGTTCGCGATTTGGATTCTCTCGGAATTATCGCCACCTGTGTAGGAAAAGAATACGACTTTTTATCCAGATTTTTTGCGCCGAATGCGGGTCTTTATGAGGATCCTGTGACAGGCTCTTCTCATTGTACGCTCATTCCTTTTTGGTCGGAACGATTGGGAAAGAAAAACTTGCAGGCGTATCAAGCGTCGAGCAGAGGTGGAAAACTTTTTTGTGAAGATTTAGGAGAACGGGTTTTGATCGGAGGAACCTGTGTTTCGTATTTGGAAGGATGGATCGAAGTATGA
- a CDS encoding PLP-dependent aminotransferase family protein, with protein sequence MNQNRFSNRILKSNKSFIREILKVASQPGMISFAGGYPDPELFPVEELKLSTEAVFAKYGFKLLQYGISEGFLPLREKIFDRYYKNVNHLDLGPENILITTGSQQALDLIGKVFINPGDPILIERPGYLGAIQAFSLYEPNLIGIPLEDDGLDLSILENNLSRIKPKFLYSNPTFQNPSGNTLSLEKRKRISEILRTYDCILVEDNAYGEIRFESDTIPDVQSFYPENTLSLGTFSKTLSPGLRVGWICAPKEILEKLLIAKQASDLHSNLLSQIVLNEYLSRYDLDLQIDKIRSSYRLKKECMENFLKDRLSDSAQWVSPKGGMFFWLKLKKGIHSMELFEAAISNHVAFVPGFPFYSESPESDTIRINYSHSSLESIETGVLRIAESVRKISKVTV encoded by the coding sequence ATGAATCAAAATCGTTTTTCGAATCGAATTTTAAAATCGAACAAATCCTTTATCAGAGAAATTCTGAAAGTGGCTTCGCAACCCGGTATGATTTCCTTTGCAGGAGGATATCCTGATCCAGAATTGTTTCCAGTCGAGGAACTGAAACTTTCCACGGAAGCCGTCTTTGCAAAATACGGATTCAAGCTGCTTCAATACGGAATTTCGGAAGGATTTTTACCGCTCCGAGAAAAGATCTTCGATCGATATTATAAAAACGTAAATCACTTGGATCTTGGTCCGGAAAACATATTGATCACTACCGGGTCGCAACAGGCGCTGGACTTGATCGGAAAAGTTTTTATCAATCCGGGAGATCCGATTTTGATCGAACGTCCCGGTTATTTGGGTGCGATTCAGGCGTTTTCTCTTTACGAGCCAAATTTGATCGGAATCCCCTTGGAAGACGACGGACTGGATCTTTCTATTTTGGAAAATAATTTGTCTCGGATAAAACCGAAATTTTTATATTCCAATCCTACGTTTCAGAATCCGAGTGGGAATACTCTCTCTTTAGAGAAAAGAAAAAGAATTTCGGAGATTCTCAGAACATACGATTGCATCCTAGTCGAAGACAACGCCTACGGAGAAATTCGTTTTGAATCGGATACGATTCCCGATGTTCAGTCTTTTTATCCCGAAAATACTCTGAGTCTCGGTACATTTTCCAAGACATTATCTCCGGGTTTGAGGGTGGGTTGGATTTGCGCTCCAAAAGAAATTTTGGAAAAATTGCTGATTGCAAAACAAGCGAGCGATCTTCATTCGAATTTGCTTTCGCAGATCGTGTTGAACGAATATCTAAGCCGTTATGATTTGGATTTACAGATCGACAAAATCCGATCTTCTTATCGTCTGAAAAAAGAATGTATGGAGAATTTTCTAAAAGACCGTCTTTCGGATTCCGCTCAATGGGTTTCGCCTAAGGGTGGAATGTTTTTTTGGCTAAAATTGAAAAAGGGGATCCATTCCATGGAATTATTTGAAGCTGCGATTTCAAATCATGTGGCCTTTGTTCCGGGATTTCCGTTTTATTCCGAAAGTCCGGAATCGGATACGATTCGAATCAACTATTCCCATTCTTCCTTGGAATCGATTGAAACTGGCGTTTTACGAATCGCGGAATCCGTTCGTAAAATTTCTAAAGTAACCGTTTAG